The following are encoded in a window of bacterium SCSIO 12643 genomic DNA:
- the rho gene encoding transcription termination factor Rho has protein sequence MYDIIELNAKKVDELKAMAKELSVPSFNRLKKEDLIYKILDAQAEQPNALKDKAPAPKKTKPKAEKAPAKEKSAKEKAPAKAKKDTPKKEVKPKEETEKKEDKPQESSGGQIEMDLLAKVKERMANKKNPPKSNKLSSVYKKAPTTKPTEEPKSTKPEEKKESTPATETTAPKEDMKKTPEAVQTERQKPQNNQQHKNQHAKNQDRRQQQSQRDKQRNQQNNQNRNRNQQQNQAPEYSYDFGDRILTEGVIEVMPDGYGFMRSSDYNYLPSPDDVYVSTAQVRLFGLKTGDTIEGAVRPPKEGEKYFPLVKVNYINGRTPEQVRDRVPFNYMTPLFPEEKFNITGGKSAKSISTRIIDLVSPIGKGQRGLIVAQPKTGKTQLLKEVANAIAENHPESYMIILLIDERPEEVTDMKRNVKAEVIASTFDESADKHVKIAGIVLEKAKRMVESGHDVVILLDSITRLARAYNTTAPSSGKVLSGGVDANALQKPKAFFGAARNIENGGSLTILATALTETGSKMDEVIFEEFKGTGNMELQLDRKISNRRIFPAIDIVSSSTRKDDLLLPKEHLQRLWILRKHLADMTPVEAMEFLRDRIANTRNNEEFLISMNG, from the coding sequence ATGTACGACATTATAGAACTCAACGCTAAGAAAGTTGACGAATTAAAGGCGATGGCTAAAGAGCTGTCTGTTCCGAGTTTTAATCGATTAAAAAAGGAAGACTTAATTTACAAAATCCTAGACGCACAAGCAGAACAACCTAATGCTTTAAAAGACAAAGCACCAGCCCCGAAAAAAACTAAGCCAAAAGCTGAAAAAGCACCGGCAAAAGAAAAATCGGCAAAAGAAAAAGCTCCTGCAAAAGCCAAGAAAGACACTCCGAAAAAAGAAGTTAAACCAAAAGAGGAAACTGAAAAGAAAGAGGATAAACCACAAGAGTCTTCAGGAGGTCAAATAGAAATGGATTTACTGGCTAAAGTAAAAGAAAGGATGGCCAACAAAAAGAATCCTCCAAAGAGCAACAAATTATCAAGCGTCTATAAAAAGGCTCCTACCACTAAACCTACCGAAGAACCAAAATCGACAAAACCCGAAGAGAAAAAGGAAAGCACTCCTGCTACTGAAACCACCGCTCCTAAAGAAGATATGAAGAAAACACCTGAAGCAGTTCAAACTGAACGTCAAAAGCCTCAGAACAACCAACAGCACAAAAACCAACACGCTAAAAACCAAGACCGAAGACAACAACAGAGTCAGCGTGATAAACAAAGAAACCAACAAAACAATCAAAACCGTAATCGTAATCAGCAACAAAATCAAGCTCCTGAGTATTCTTACGATTTTGGAGACCGTATTCTTACCGAAGGTGTGATCGAAGTGATGCCTGATGGATATGGGTTTATGCGTTCATCAGACTACAACTACCTACCTTCTCCAGATGATGTTTATGTTTCTACCGCACAAGTAAGATTATTTGGTTTAAAAACCGGAGATACGATCGAAGGTGCTGTACGCCCTCCAAAAGAAGGTGAAAAATATTTCCCGTTAGTTAAAGTGAACTATATCAATGGAAGAACTCCTGAACAAGTTAGAGACAGAGTTCCTTTTAATTATATGACCCCACTTTTCCCAGAGGAAAAATTCAATATTACTGGTGGAAAATCTGCGAAATCAATTTCAACAAGAATTATTGATTTGGTGAGTCCAATTGGTAAAGGACAACGTGGATTGATTGTGGCACAACCAAAAACGGGTAAAACACAATTGCTTAAAGAGGTGGCCAATGCGATTGCAGAAAATCACCCTGAATCATATATGATCATTTTGCTAATTGATGAAAGACCTGAAGAGGTAACTGATATGAAGCGAAATGTAAAAGCCGAAGTAATTGCGTCTACCTTTGATGAGTCAGCAGACAAACATGTGAAAATTGCCGGAATCGTATTAGAGAAAGCAAAGCGTATGGTAGAAAGTGGCCATGATGTTGTTATACTTTTAGATTCTATTACACGTTTGGCAAGAGCTTATAATACAACAGCTCCTTCTTCTGGAAAAGTTCTTTCTGGTGGTGTGGATGCTAACGCACTCCAAAAACCAAAAGCATTCTTTGGAGCAGCAAGAAACATTGAAAATGGAGGTTCTTTAACCATTTTAGCCACTGCTTTAACTGAAACAGGGTCTAAAATGGATGAAGTCATCTTTGAAGAATTTAAAGGTACAGGTAATATGGAACTTCAATTGGATCGTAAGATTTCGAATAGAAGAATATTCCCTGCCATTGACATTGTATCATCCAGTACCAGAAAAGATGATCTTTTATTGCCAAAAGAACACTTACAACGTCTATGGATATTACGTAAACATTTGGCGGATATGACTCCTGTTGAAGCTATGGAATTCCTACGTGATAGAATTGCCAATACCAGAAACAACGAAGAATTCTTGATTTCTATGAACGGTTAA
- a CDS encoding T9SS type A sorting domain-containing protein — MKNYTLLFISLFLLLTSTKSQVYVDQITGYVDQGGRPAQYFPDFGYCTIETADDFTVPAGSTWDIDSVFTYGTFSTGIGSYFDTVIVTFFNDNSGVPGNSIHADTVVLDSSNTDNYLEVALDNTVHLTAGTYWLTVDAIMPFNNGLPPGGQWFQGAFGSTPIGNEWYIRDPCDLFGTGITTWHSATSQGSTVFDLMFMLKSGPCNVVNDTSIQVVDATLTSNQSNANYQWIDCSNNSIIDGATFQSYTATVNGSYACIITNGCAIDTSSCQQINCLNNINNGIAVSNNDLHAMDTVASYQWIDCSNGNIPINGATSQVYTVTQTGSYACALTSDCATDTTNCINIIINGVNETSENPDIKLYPNPVAQTLYLETNQLKAHKIRVYTLTGEQLILIPNNIKSIDLSHLSSGVYVIHIETENRTFYRKIVKE, encoded by the coding sequence ATGAAAAACTATACGCTCTTATTTATTTCCCTTTTTCTTTTGCTTACCTCAACCAAATCTCAGGTATACGTAGATCAGATTACGGGTTATGTTGACCAGGGCGGAAGACCTGCTCAGTACTTTCCTGACTTTGGCTATTGCACCATTGAAACTGCTGATGATTTTACGGTTCCTGCTGGAAGTACCTGGGATATTGATTCAGTTTTTACATACGGTACCTTTAGTACAGGTATTGGTAGTTATTTTGATACGGTAATTGTTACATTTTTCAATGATAATTCAGGAGTACCAGGGAACTCCATTCACGCAGACACCGTGGTATTGGATTCATCCAATACGGATAATTATTTGGAAGTAGCTTTGGACAATACCGTCCATCTAACAGCTGGCACCTATTGGCTTACAGTAGATGCGATTATGCCTTTTAATAATGGACTTCCTCCAGGAGGTCAATGGTTTCAAGGTGCATTTGGTTCTACTCCAATTGGCAACGAATGGTATATCCGTGATCCCTGTGACTTATTTGGAACGGGAATTACTACCTGGCATAGCGCCACTTCTCAAGGTTCTACGGTATTTGATTTAATGTTTATGCTTAAAAGCGGACCATGTAATGTGGTCAACGATACCTCGATACAAGTTGTAGATGCTACTTTAACCTCAAATCAGTCGAACGCGAATTACCAATGGATAGATTGTAGTAACAACAGTATTATAGATGGAGCTACTTTTCAAAGTTACACGGCTACAGTCAATGGTTCGTATGCTTGTATTATTACAAATGGTTGTGCCATAGACACCTCATCTTGCCAACAAATTAATTGCTTAAATAACATTAACAACGGAATTGCCGTAAGCAATAATGACCTTCATGCAATGGACACCGTGGCATCCTATCAATGGATTGATTGTTCCAATGGAAATATTCCAATAAACGGAGCTACATCACAAGTATATACTGTTACTCAAACCGGAAGCTATGCTTGTGCTTTGACCAGCGATTGTGCTACGGACACTACAAATTGCATCAATATCATTATTAATGGGGTCAATGAGACCTCTGAAAATCCGGACATTAAACTATACCCAAATCCAGTAGCCCAGACTTTATACTTGGAAACAAATCAACTTAAAGCCCATAAAATCAGGGTGTATACATTAACCGGGGAACAATTAATTCTAATTCCGAACAACATCAAATCTATTGACCTAAGCCACCTTTCTAGTGGAGTATACGTCATTCACATAGAAACTGAAAATAGAACTTTTTACAGAAAAATTGTAAAAGAATAA
- a CDS encoding PD40 domain-containing protein: MARFYSNTQVFRYSLNWLIFVVALFSSSTVWAQTPELHTKSKKAEKAYEEAKRNYNLLYFNEALSLLDEAIQADENFIEAHLLKGQIYFDDRAYADAVMHFGKALELDVNIDIPSIFMMLAEAEMKEGMIMEAINHLETYKDLPEVSDYSKKKAEELIELGFFRKRMMENPVPYNPINLGPNINTEWVEHSPTLTVDEQTLYFTRKMSMGNVGGREIWNEDLFVSHKDAEGNWQKAKALGPEINTSSNEGASAISPDGNYLFFTSCERRNGQGGCDLYIARKSGEKWVKARNLGAVINTRSWESQPSFAPDGRTLYFVKKVGPRGRSHKDIYVSKIQDNGQWTKPVKLSINTPGNEESPFAHPDGETFYFTSDGYPGLGGRDLFMVKIDSTGEFGEPVNLGYPINSPKDEVSLIVSANGRHAYFASGMKGGYGSWDLYKFDLPEQIRPVPVNYTKGMVYNSQTKEPVGAKFEIIDLETGNIVVESFSDKKTGQFLVTIPTGREYAVNVSATGFLFYSGNYNLKAGDDTSKVSFDVPLSPIQEGVAVVLNNVFYEFNSYELKDISKLELDKLVALLNKNTEIQIEIGGHTDNKGTKEYNQKLSENRAKSVYDYLIEKGISASRLSYKGYNFSEPIASNDTEEGRAKNRRTEFKITKVE; encoded by the coding sequence ATGGCGCGTTTCTATTCAAACACACAAGTATTTAGATATTCCTTAAATTGGTTGATTTTTGTTGTCGCCCTCTTTAGTTCTTCAACAGTTTGGGCACAAACTCCTGAATTACATACAAAGAGTAAAAAGGCGGAAAAGGCATATGAAGAAGCCAAGAGGAATTATAACTTACTCTATTTTAATGAGGCATTGAGTCTTTTGGATGAAGCCATTCAAGCAGATGAAAATTTCATTGAAGCACATTTGCTTAAAGGACAGATTTATTTTGATGATAGAGCGTATGCGGATGCGGTGATGCATTTTGGCAAAGCTTTAGAGTTGGATGTCAACATAGATATCCCGTCCATATTTATGATGCTTGCTGAGGCAGAAATGAAAGAGGGGATGATTATGGAAGCGATTAATCATCTGGAAACGTATAAAGATTTACCTGAGGTATCAGATTATTCTAAAAAGAAAGCGGAGGAATTGATTGAACTCGGTTTTTTTAGAAAACGCATGATGGAAAATCCGGTTCCTTATAATCCAATTAACTTGGGACCAAACATCAATACCGAGTGGGTAGAGCACTCTCCAACTTTAACTGTAGATGAGCAAACATTGTACTTCACCAGAAAGATGTCGATGGGCAATGTGGGAGGAAGAGAAATCTGGAATGAAGATTTATTTGTGAGTCATAAAGACGCAGAAGGAAACTGGCAGAAAGCAAAGGCTTTAGGTCCGGAGATTAATACTTCGTCAAACGAAGGTGCCTCGGCCATTTCACCTGATGGGAATTATTTGTTTTTTACTTCATGTGAGCGCAGAAATGGACAAGGAGGATGTGATCTATATATTGCGAGAAAGAGTGGAGAAAAATGGGTGAAAGCGCGTAATCTTGGAGCAGTTATAAATACCCGGAGTTGGGAATCTCAGCCGTCATTTGCACCGGATGGACGAACTTTATATTTCGTAAAGAAAGTAGGTCCAAGAGGACGCTCACATAAAGATATTTATGTGTCCAAAATTCAGGATAATGGACAATGGACAAAACCGGTGAAACTATCTATCAATACTCCGGGAAATGAAGAATCTCCATTTGCACACCCGGATGGTGAAACATTTTATTTTACTTCAGATGGATACCCTGGATTAGGAGGAAGAGACCTCTTTATGGTAAAGATTGATTCAACAGGAGAATTTGGTGAACCTGTGAATTTAGGCTATCCGATTAATTCTCCTAAAGATGAGGTGAGTTTGATTGTATCCGCAAATGGACGTCACGCGTATTTTGCATCAGGAATGAAAGGTGGTTATGGTAGCTGGGATTTGTACAAGTTTGATTTACCCGAGCAGATTAGGCCTGTTCCGGTGAATTATACTAAGGGTATGGTTTATAATTCACAAACGAAAGAACCAGTAGGAGCTAAGTTTGAAATCATTGATTTGGAGACTGGAAATATTGTAGTAGAAAGTTTTTCGGATAAAAAGACCGGGCAATTTTTGGTGACTATTCCAACAGGAAGAGAATATGCTGTGAATGTTTCAGCAACAGGATTTTTGTTTTATTCTGGAAATTATAATTTGAAAGCAGGAGACGATACATCAAAAGTGTCTTTTGATGTGCCTTTAAGCCCAATTCAGGAAGGAGTAGCTGTAGTATTAAACAATGTGTTTTATGAATTCAATAGCTATGAGTTAAAAGATATATCTAAATTGGAATTGGATAAATTGGTAGCGTTATTGAATAAGAACACTGAGATTCAAATTGAGATTGGAGGACATACGGACAACAAAGGAACTAAAGAATACAATCAGAAATTATCTGAAAATAGAGCTAAATCAGTTTACGATTATTTGATTGAAAAAGGGATTTCTGCTTCCCGTTTGAGTTACAAGGGATATAATTTCTCTGAGCCTATCGCAAGTAATGATACAGAAGAGGGTAGAGCGAAGAACAGACGCACGGAGTTTAAAATTACCAAAGTAGAATAA
- a CDS encoding DUF4293 domain-containing protein: MIQRIQSLYLLAAIVLNIAILISGMFYISNGTQFMIVGAFGIKEGDLVIDQITMIPVVALAIVNILIGGYAISQFKNRKMQANLAKLGMLITVIIMGWIGYAYFAYTQMDLTIRPFIGILHSPVILFAFMLALRGINKDEALVKSVDRLR; encoded by the coding sequence ATGATTCAAAGAATTCAATCACTCTACCTATTAGCGGCAATTGTATTAAATATAGCGATCCTTATTTCAGGGATGTTTTACATAAGTAATGGAACACAATTTATGATTGTTGGCGCTTTTGGAATTAAAGAAGGCGATTTGGTTATTGACCAGATTACTATGATTCCGGTGGTGGCGTTAGCCATTGTCAATATTTTGATTGGTGGATATGCGATTTCTCAATTTAAAAATAGAAAGATGCAAGCCAATTTGGCGAAGCTGGGGATGTTGATTACAGTTATCATTATGGGATGGATTGGATATGCATATTTTGCTTACACGCAGATGGACTTAACCATAAGACCTTTTATTGGAATCTTACATTCTCCCGTAATTCTTTTTGCTTTTATGTTGGCTTTAAGAGGGATCAATAAAGATGAAGCTCTAGTGAAGTCAGTAGACCGCTTGAGATAA
- a CDS encoding radical SAM protein encodes MGEGYKLPVMEEFLSVQGEGANAGSVAWFIRLAGCDVGCSWCDVKESWNEEDHPVYEVDMLVDHAVESGAKNVVVTGGEPTLHNLFPLTKALKEKGLTTWIETSGTNVISGDWDWICLSPKKFKAPLDEALKMAHELKVIVLNKTDLTWAEGMTPRLNSDCLLYLQPEWEKRNKSSELIIEYVKKHPEWRVSIQTHKYLDIP; translated from the coding sequence ATGGGAGAAGGATATAAATTACCAGTGATGGAGGAATTTCTCTCTGTACAGGGAGAAGGTGCGAATGCAGGGTCAGTGGCCTGGTTTATCCGTTTGGCGGGATGTGATGTCGGTTGTTCGTGGTGTGATGTAAAAGAGAGTTGGAATGAAGAAGATCATCCTGTTTATGAGGTTGACATGCTCGTGGATCATGCAGTAGAATCTGGGGCTAAAAATGTTGTGGTTACAGGAGGAGAACCTACCTTACATAATCTATTCCCATTAACAAAAGCATTAAAAGAAAAAGGTCTGACCACCTGGATTGAAACTTCAGGAACCAATGTGATATCAGGAGATTGGGATTGGATCTGTTTATCACCGAAAAAGTTTAAAGCCCCATTGGATGAAGCTTTGAAAATGGCACATGAATTGAAAGTAATTGTGCTGAACAAGACAGATTTGACATGGGCTGAAGGAATGACACCCAGGTTAAATTCTGATTGTTTGTTATATCTACAACCAGAATGGGAAAAAAGAAATAAATCATCAGAATTAATAATTGAATACGTAAAAAAACATCCAGAATGGCGCGTTTCTATTCAAACACACAAGTATTTAGATATTCCTTAA
- the truA gene encoding tRNA pseudouridine(38-40) synthase TruA — MLRYFIKLSYKGTPFNGWQIQPNASTVQGEIEDALSKILRTQVGITGCGRTDSGVHASEFFAHFDAENPIDKAQVQFKLNCILPREIAIHDIYEVPLELHARFSAVSRTYHYYINQEKSAFRFQESWFMHSRLNIEEMNKACEVLLGRHDFTSFSKLHTQTKTNFCTITEAFWEKEGNGLKFTVTADRFLHNMVRAIVGTTVEVGKGKLNVEGFKNVIEAQNRQKAGASVPAEGLFLARIIYPEIKA; from the coding sequence ATGTTGCGGTATTTTATAAAGCTTTCTTATAAAGGGACCCCATTTAATGGGTGGCAAATCCAGCCGAATGCTTCTACTGTTCAGGGAGAAATTGAAGATGCTCTAAGTAAAATTCTAAGAACTCAAGTTGGAATTACCGGATGTGGTAGAACAGATTCCGGGGTACATGCCAGTGAGTTTTTCGCGCATTTTGATGCTGAGAATCCCATTGATAAAGCTCAGGTGCAATTTAAATTAAATTGTATTCTGCCAAGAGAAATAGCTATTCATGATATTTATGAAGTACCTTTAGAATTACATGCACGATTTTCTGCGGTTTCAAGAACGTATCATTATTACATCAATCAGGAGAAAAGTGCATTCAGGTTTCAAGAATCCTGGTTTATGCATTCCCGATTGAATATTGAAGAAATGAATAAAGCTTGTGAGGTTTTGTTGGGGAGACATGATTTTACAAGTTTTTCAAAATTGCATACCCAGACGAAGACAAACTTCTGTACTATAACTGAAGCTTTTTGGGAAAAAGAAGGAAACGGGTTGAAATTTACGGTGACCGCAGATCGATTTTTACATAATATGGTTCGTGCGATTGTCGGAACCACAGTTGAAGTAGGGAAAGGCAAACTAAATGTAGAAGGATTTAAAAATGTAATCGAAGCACAAAACCGTCAAAAAGCTGGTGCTTCCGTTCCTGCTGAAGGACTGTTTTTAGCGCGTATTATTTATCCGGAAATAAAAGCATAA